The Streptomyces sp. NBC_00691 genome has a segment encoding these proteins:
- the pssA gene encoding CDP-diacylglycerol--serine O-phosphatidyltransferase, with product MIDPDTRAADWVAGTDAEGAEESEEMPLSLRLSIADALTLGNATCGFMAVYFTTTGILIPHLTGSTETGMARNSAATAVILMLAAAIFDLFDGIVARKLRSSPMGAELDNLSDLISFGLAPAYFVLVYGMVTPGAQQKVSAVAAIVVLLAVVLRLARFSCVTMKDGMFQGMPSPFGALTVVSIVLLELPFIPTLLAIIGVAWLMVSRVEYPKPRGILAVAMLSWIVGAMGMLAAWAFDAPGGQFLLQTGCALQVVMGAVIPLFATARRVNTFRGNRRENREARAAQLP from the coding sequence GTGATTGATCCCGACACACGGGCCGCCGACTGGGTCGCCGGCACCGATGCGGAAGGGGCCGAAGAGTCCGAGGAGATGCCGCTGTCGTTGAGGCTGTCCATAGCGGACGCCCTCACGCTCGGTAACGCGACGTGTGGATTCATGGCGGTGTACTTCACCACCACGGGCATCCTCATCCCGCACCTCACCGGCAGCACGGAGACCGGCATGGCGCGCAACAGCGCCGCCACCGCTGTGATCCTGATGCTGGCCGCGGCGATCTTCGACCTGTTCGACGGCATCGTGGCGCGCAAGCTCCGCTCGTCCCCGATGGGCGCCGAGCTCGACAACCTCTCGGACCTGATCAGCTTCGGTCTGGCCCCGGCCTACTTCGTACTCGTGTACGGCATGGTCACGCCCGGCGCGCAGCAGAAGGTCTCCGCGGTGGCGGCGATCGTGGTGCTGCTCGCGGTGGTGCTGCGACTGGCGAGATTCTCCTGCGTGACCATGAAGGACGGCATGTTCCAGGGCATGCCGAGCCCGTTCGGCGCGCTGACGGTCGTCTCGATCGTGCTCCTGGAGCTGCCGTTCATCCCGACGCTGCTCGCGATCATCGGCGTCGCCTGGCTGATGGTGAGCCGGGTCGAGTACCCCAAGCCGCGGGGCATCCTCGCGGTGGCGATGCTCAGCTGGATCGTCGGCGCGATGGGCATGCTGGCGGCCTGGGCCTTCGACGCTCCGGGCGGACAGTTCCTGCTCCAGACCGGGTGCGCGCTCCAGGTCGTGATGGGCGCCGTGATCCCCCTCTTCGCGACGGCCCGTCGGGTGAACACCTTCCGCGGCAACCGGCGTGAGAACCGGGAGGCCCGGGCGGCACAGCTGCCGTAG
- a CDS encoding TetR family transcriptional regulator, producing MPKAAKTPRATSPSDAPESAAGTRAAAQRLKMRRELATAAMELFASKGYEATTVDEIAARAGVARRTFFRHFRSKEEAIFPDHDDTLVRAEAVLNAAPPHEHPLDTVCRGIKEVMKMYAGSPAVSVERYRLTREVPTLREREIASVARYERLFTRYLLGHFDERDHHDGNDDPLLAEVAASAVVTAHNHVLRRWLRAGGQGDVESQLDHAFAIVRETFGSGIGAGRPAPSPSSQGTPEPAPAVRASATGDVVVAVARTDAPLDEVMRTIQRALTKS from the coding sequence ATGCCCAAGGCCGCGAAGACACCCCGTGCCACGTCCCCTTCCGACGCTCCGGAGAGCGCGGCGGGCACTCGTGCCGCCGCGCAGCGGCTCAAGATGCGCCGGGAGCTCGCCACGGCCGCGATGGAGCTCTTTGCGAGCAAGGGGTACGAGGCCACGACGGTCGACGAGATCGCCGCCCGGGCCGGGGTCGCGCGGCGGACGTTCTTCCGGCACTTCCGCTCCAAGGAAGAGGCGATCTTCCCTGATCACGACGACACCCTGGTGCGGGCCGAGGCGGTGCTGAACGCGGCCCCGCCGCACGAGCACCCGCTCGACACGGTGTGCCGGGGCATCAAGGAAGTCATGAAGATGTACGCGGGCTCCCCCGCGGTCTCCGTGGAGCGCTACCGGCTCACGCGCGAGGTGCCGACCCTGCGGGAGCGGGAGATCGCCTCGGTGGCCCGCTACGAGCGGCTGTTCACCCGCTATCTCCTGGGCCACTTCGACGAGCGCGACCATCACGACGGGAACGACGACCCGCTGCTCGCCGAGGTGGCGGCCTCCGCGGTCGTCACCGCCCACAACCACGTCCTGCGCCGCTGGCTGCGGGCGGGCGGTCAGGGGGACGTGGAGTCCCAGCTGGACCACGCCTTCGCGATCGTCCGGGAGACCTTCGGCTCGGGCATAGGCGCGGGCCGCCCGGCCCCTTCCCCGTCCTCCCAGGGAACCCCCGAGCCGGCTCCGGCCGTCCGGGCCTCCGCCACGGGCGACGTGGTGGTCGCCGTGGCACGGACGGACGCACCGCTCGACGAGGTCATGCGCACGATCCAGCGGGCGCTGACGAAGAGCTGA
- a CDS encoding HpcH/HpaI aldolase/citrate lyase family protein, with amino-acid sequence MTSPVNRLRPRRSCLAVPGSNPRFLEKAQGLAADQVFLDLEDACAPLAKPEARHTIVKFLNEGDWTGKTRVVRVNDWTTHWTYRDVVTVVEGAGQNLDCIMLPKVQDAQQIVALDLLLTQIEKTMGFEVGKIGIEAQIENAQGLNNVNAIAQASQRVETIIFGPADFMASINMKSLVVGEQPPGYPADAYHHILMSILMAARANNLQAIDGPYLQIRNQEGYKAVARRAAALGFDGKWVLHPDQVAAANEIFSPSQEDYDHAELILDAYDYYTSEAGGKKGSAMLGDEMIDEASRKMALVISGKGRAAGMQRTSKFEIPEA; translated from the coding sequence ATGACCAGCCCCGTGAACCGCCTGCGTCCGCGCCGCTCCTGCCTGGCGGTCCCCGGTTCCAACCCGCGCTTCCTGGAGAAGGCCCAGGGCCTCGCGGCCGACCAGGTCTTCCTTGACCTGGAGGACGCGTGCGCCCCGCTGGCCAAGCCCGAGGCCCGGCACACCATCGTGAAGTTCCTGAACGAGGGCGACTGGACCGGCAAGACCCGCGTGGTCCGCGTCAACGACTGGACGACCCACTGGACGTACCGTGACGTCGTCACCGTCGTCGAGGGCGCCGGCCAGAACCTCGACTGCATCATGCTGCCGAAGGTCCAGGACGCCCAGCAGATCGTGGCGCTCGACCTCCTGCTGACCCAGATCGAGAAGACGATGGGCTTCGAGGTCGGCAAGATCGGCATCGAGGCGCAGATCGAGAACGCCCAGGGCCTGAACAACGTCAACGCCATCGCGCAGGCCTCCCAGCGCGTCGAGACGATCATCTTCGGCCCGGCCGACTTCATGGCCTCCATCAACATGAAGTCGCTGGTCGTGGGCGAGCAGCCGCCCGGTTACCCGGCGGACGCGTACCACCACATCCTGATGAGCATCCTGATGGCCGCCCGCGCCAACAACCTCCAGGCGATCGACGGGCCCTACCTGCAGATCCGCAACCAGGAGGGCTACAAGGCCGTCGCGCGGCGCGCCGCCGCCCTCGGGTTCGACGGCAAGTGGGTGCTGCACCCGGACCAGGTCGCCGCCGCGAACGAGATCTTCTCGCCCTCGCAGGAGGACTACGACCACGCCGAGCTGATCCTCGACGCGTACGACTACTACACGTCCGAGGCCGGCGGCAAGAAGGGCTCCGCGATGCTCGGCGACGAGATGATCGACGAGGCCTCCCGCAAGATGGCTCTGGTCATCTCCGGCAAGGGCCGTGCCGCCGGTATGCAGCGCACCAGCAAGTTCGAGATCCCGGAGGCCTGA
- a CDS encoding acyl-CoA dehydrogenase family protein: MARLAQTAGLTDVQQEILKTVREFVDKEIIPVATELEHRDEYPQQIVDGLKELGLFGLMIPEEYGGLGESLLTYALCVEEIARGWMSVSGIINTHFIVAYMLKQHGTQEQKDYFLPRMAAGETRGAFSMSEPALGSDVSAITSKAVRDGDEYVLNGQKMWLTNGGTSTLVAVLVRSDEGHPEGTAPHKSMTTFLVEKEPGFGEVRPGLTIPGKIDKMGYKGVDTTELIMDGLRIPANRVLGGVTGRGFYQMMDGVEVGRVNVAARGCGVAQRAFELGVSYAQQRHTFGKAIAQHQAIQFKLAEMATKVEAAHAMMVNAARKKDSGERNDLEAGMAKYLASEYCKEVVEDAFRIHGGYGFSKEYEIERLYREAPMLLIGEGTAEIQKMIIGRRLLEEYRFQG, translated from the coding sequence ATGGCCCGACTCGCCCAGACCGCCGGGCTCACGGACGTCCAGCAGGAGATCCTCAAGACCGTCCGGGAGTTCGTCGACAAGGAGATCATCCCGGTCGCCACCGAGCTGGAGCACCGCGACGAGTACCCCCAGCAGATCGTCGACGGGCTCAAGGAGCTCGGTCTCTTCGGTCTGATGATCCCCGAGGAGTACGGGGGTCTGGGTGAGTCGCTCCTCACCTACGCGCTGTGCGTGGAGGAGATCGCGCGTGGCTGGATGTCGGTCTCCGGCATCATCAACACGCACTTCATCGTGGCGTACATGCTGAAGCAGCACGGCACCCAGGAGCAGAAGGACTACTTCCTTCCGCGGATGGCGGCCGGCGAGACGCGTGGCGCGTTCTCGATGTCGGAGCCGGCTCTCGGCTCGGACGTGTCGGCGATCACCTCGAAGGCGGTCAGGGACGGCGACGAGTACGTCCTGAACGGCCAGAAGATGTGGCTGACCAACGGCGGAACGTCCACGCTGGTCGCCGTTCTCGTCCGAAGTGACGAAGGACACCCGGAGGGCACCGCCCCCCACAAGTCGATGACGACCTTCCTCGTCGAGAAGGAGCCCGGCTTCGGAGAGGTCCGCCCCGGCCTCACCATCCCGGGGAAGATCGACAAGATGGGTTACAAGGGCGTCGACACCACCGAACTCATCATGGACGGACTGCGCATTCCGGCCAATCGGGTCCTCGGCGGGGTAACCGGCCGAGGGTTTTACCAAATGATGGACGGCGTCGAGGTCGGCCGGGTGAACGTGGCGGCCCGTGGCTGCGGTGTCGCTCAGCGTGCCTTCGAGCTCGGTGTCTCGTATGCCCAGCAACGTCACACTTTCGGCAAGGCGATCGCCCAGCACCAGGCGATTCAGTTCAAGCTGGCCGAGATGGCTACCAAGGTCGAGGCCGCTCATGCGATGATGGTGAACGCAGCACGCAAAAAGGACTCCGGGGAACGAAACGACCTCGAAGCAGGGATGGCGAAGTACCTCGCCTCCGAATACTGCAAGGAGGTCGTCGAGGATGCCTTCCGCATCCACGGCGGCTACGGGTTCTCCAAGGAGTACGAGATCGAGCGTCTCTACCGTGAGGCGCCGATGCTGCTCATCGGTGAAGGTACCGCCGAGATCCAGAAAATGATCATTGGTCGTCGGCTGCTCGAGGAGTACCGATTCCAGGGTTGA
- the ccrA gene encoding crotonyl-CoA carboxylase/reductase: MKDILDAIQSPDSTSADFANIPLPESYRAITVHKDEAEMFAGLASRDKDPRKSLHLDDVPLPELGPGEALVAVMASSVNYNSVWTSIFEPVSTFGFLERYGRLSDLSKRHDLPYHVIGSDLAGVVLRTGPGVNSWKPGDEVVAHCLSVELESSDGHNDTMLDPEQRIWGFETNFGGLAEIALVKSNQLMPKPDHLSWEEAASPGLVNSTAYRQLVSRNGAGMKQGDNVLIWGASGGLGSYATQFALAGGANPICVVSSPEKADICRSMGAEAVIDRNAEGYKFWKDEHTQDPKEWKRFGKRIRELTGGEDIDIVFEHPGRETFGASVYVTRKGGTITTCASTSGYMHEYDNRYLWMSLKRIIGSHFANYREAWEANRLIAKGKIHPTLSKVYSLEETGQAAYDVHRNLHQGKVGVLALAPQEGLGVRDPEMRAQHIDAINRFRNI; this comes from the coding sequence GTGAAGGACATCCTGGACGCGATCCAGTCCCCGGACTCCACGTCCGCCGACTTCGCGAACATCCCGCTCCCCGAGTCGTACCGCGCCATCACCGTCCACAAGGACGAGGCCGAGATGTTCGCCGGGCTCGCCAGCCGCGACAAGGACCCGCGCAAGTCGCTGCACCTCGACGACGTGCCGCTCCCCGAGCTCGGCCCGGGCGAGGCCCTCGTCGCCGTCATGGCCAGCTCCGTGAACTACAACTCGGTCTGGACCTCGATCTTCGAGCCGGTCTCGACCTTCGGCTTCCTGGAGCGCTACGGCCGGCTCAGCGACCTCAGCAAGCGCCACGACCTGCCGTACCACGTCATCGGCTCCGACCTCGCGGGCGTCGTGCTCCGCACCGGCCCGGGCGTGAACTCGTGGAAGCCCGGCGACGAGGTCGTCGCGCACTGCCTCTCGGTCGAGCTGGAGTCCTCGGACGGCCACAACGACACGATGCTCGACCCCGAGCAGCGCATCTGGGGCTTCGAGACCAACTTCGGCGGCCTGGCGGAGATCGCGCTGGTCAAGTCGAACCAGCTGATGCCGAAGCCCGACCACCTGAGCTGGGAGGAGGCGGCGTCCCCGGGCCTCGTCAACTCCACCGCGTACCGCCAGCTGGTCTCCCGCAACGGCGCCGGCATGAAGCAGGGCGACAACGTCCTCATCTGGGGCGCCAGCGGCGGCCTCGGCTCGTACGCCACGCAGTTCGCCCTGGCCGGCGGCGCCAACCCGATCTGTGTCGTCTCCTCCCCCGAGAAGGCCGACATCTGCCGGTCGATGGGCGCCGAGGCGGTCATCGACCGCAACGCCGAGGGCTACAAGTTCTGGAAGGACGAGCACACCCAGGACCCGAAGGAGTGGAAGCGCTTCGGCAAGCGCATCCGCGAACTCACCGGCGGCGAGGACATCGACATCGTCTTCGAGCACCCGGGCCGCGAGACCTTCGGCGCCTCCGTGTACGTCACCCGCAAGGGCGGCACCATCACCACCTGCGCCTCCACCTCGGGCTACATGCACGAGTACGACAACCGCTACCTGTGGATGTCGCTCAAGCGCATCATCGGCTCGCACTTCGCCAACTACCGCGAGGCGTGGGAGGCCAACCGCCTGATCGCCAAGGGCAAGATCCACCCCACCCTCTCGAAGGTCTACTCCCTGGAGGAGACCGGCCAGGCCGCCTACGACGTCCACCGCAACCTGCACCAGGGCAAGGTCGGCGTGCTGGCGCTCGCGCCCCAGGAGGGCCTCGGCGTGCGCGACCCGGAGATGCGTGCCCAGCACATCGACGCCATCAACCGTTTCCGCAACATCTGA
- a CDS encoding phosphatidylserine decarboxylase, translated as MPHSQTSAHRDSLTGVRIARGASPWLLPTVATAALSLVRARKSRRAAAIAVPTTALAAGMLWFFRDPEREIAQGRVISPADGVVQSIMPWKDGRTRVAIFMSPLNVHVNRAPLAGTVTSVEHVPGGFVPAFNKESENNERVVWHFDTELGDIEMVQIAGAVARRIVPYIPQGTKVEQGDRIGLIRFGSRVDIYLPEGVEVAVEVGQATTAGVTRIDRD; from the coding sequence ATGCCCCACAGCCAAACCTCTGCACACCGCGACAGCCTCACGGGCGTACGCATTGCGCGCGGAGCATCGCCGTGGCTTCTGCCGACCGTCGCCACCGCGGCGCTCAGCCTCGTGCGCGCGCGCAAGTCGAGGCGGGCCGCGGCCATCGCCGTGCCGACCACCGCGCTCGCGGCCGGCATGCTGTGGTTCTTCCGCGACCCCGAGCGTGAGATCGCTCAGGGCCGGGTCATCTCCCCCGCCGACGGTGTGGTGCAGAGCATCATGCCGTGGAAGGACGGGCGCACCCGGGTCGCCATCTTCATGAGCCCGCTGAACGTCCACGTCAACCGCGCGCCGCTGGCCGGCACCGTGACGTCCGTGGAGCACGTTCCCGGTGGGTTCGTCCCGGCGTTCAACAAGGAGAGCGAGAACAACGAGCGCGTTGTCTGGCACTTCGACACCGAGCTCGGCGACATCGAGATGGTGCAGATCGCGGGCGCCGTCGCCCGGCGCATCGTGCCGTACATCCCGCAGGGGACCAAGGTCGAGCAGGGTGACCGCATCGGTCTGATCCGCTTCGGCTCGCGCGTCGACATCTACCTCCCCGAGGGTGTCGAGGTCGCCGTCGAGGTCGGCCAGGCCACCACAGCGGGGGTGACTCGCATTGACCGTGATTGA
- a CDS encoding protein meaA, whose product MTERQKDRPWLMRTYAGHSTAEASNELYRRNLAKGQTGLSVAFDLPTQTGYDPDHILARGEVGRVGVPVSHLGDMRRLFQEIPLDQMNTSMTINATAMWLLALYQVVAEEQGADVTRLQGTTQNDIVKEYLSRGTHVFPPGPSLRLTTDMITYTVNNIPKWNPINICSYHLQEAGATPVQEISYAMSTAIAVLDAVFASGQVPEDRKGEVVARISFFVNAGVRFIEEMCKMRAFGRIWDKITRERYGIENEKQRRFRYGVQVNSLGLTEAQPENNVQRIVLEMLAVTLSKDARARAVQLPAWNEALGLPRPWDQQWSLRIQQVLAHESDLLEYEDIFAGSHVIEAKVDSLVEECLAEIERIQEMGGAMAAVESGYLKSQLVSSHAERRARIEAGDEKIIGVNIFQATEENPLTADLDTAIMTVDPANEARVVAALHEWRDNRDETRAQESLATLKATAAGDGNLFAATLECARAGVTTGEWSWALRDVFGEFRAPTGVSSAPVAVTAEAGTPLALVRDKVARTAEEMGVGRLRLLVGKPGLDGHSNGAEQIAVRARDAGFEVVYQGIRLTPEQIVNAALAEDVHCVGLSILSGSHAELVPDVLDRLREAGAADVPVIVGGIIPNADAAELKRAGVAAVFTPKDFGITEIIGRIVDEIRTANKLHPLESTEVPA is encoded by the coding sequence ATGACTGAGCGCCAGAAGGACCGGCCGTGGCTCATGCGGACGTACGCCGGTCACTCGACCGCCGAGGCGTCCAACGAGCTGTACCGGCGCAACCTCGCCAAGGGTCAGACCGGCCTCTCGGTCGCGTTCGACCTGCCGACGCAGACGGGCTACGACCCCGACCACATCCTCGCCCGCGGCGAGGTCGGCCGGGTCGGAGTCCCCGTCTCGCACCTCGGTGACATGCGGCGGCTGTTCCAGGAGATCCCCCTGGACCAGATGAACACCTCGATGACCATCAACGCCACGGCGATGTGGCTCCTGGCGCTCTACCAGGTGGTCGCGGAGGAGCAGGGTGCGGACGTCACCCGGCTCCAGGGCACCACCCAGAACGACATCGTGAAGGAGTACCTGTCGCGCGGGACGCACGTCTTCCCGCCCGGCCCCTCCCTCCGCCTCACGACGGACATGATCACCTACACGGTGAACAACATCCCGAAGTGGAACCCGATCAACATCTGCAGCTACCACCTGCAGGAGGCCGGGGCCACTCCGGTCCAGGAGATCTCGTACGCGATGTCCACCGCGATCGCCGTGCTCGACGCGGTGTTCGCCTCGGGCCAGGTCCCGGAGGACCGCAAGGGCGAGGTCGTGGCCCGTATCTCCTTCTTCGTGAACGCGGGCGTCCGCTTCATCGAGGAGATGTGCAAGATGCGCGCCTTCGGCCGCATCTGGGACAAGATCACCCGCGAGCGGTACGGCATCGAGAACGAGAAGCAGCGCCGGTTCCGCTACGGCGTGCAGGTCAACTCGCTCGGTCTGACCGAGGCCCAGCCGGAGAACAACGTCCAGCGGATCGTCCTGGAGATGCTGGCCGTCACCCTCTCCAAGGACGCCCGCGCGCGTGCCGTGCAGCTGCCCGCCTGGAACGAGGCGCTCGGCCTGCCCCGGCCGTGGGACCAGCAGTGGTCGCTCCGCATCCAGCAGGTCCTCGCCCACGAGTCCGACCTCCTGGAGTACGAGGACATCTTCGCCGGCTCGCACGTCATCGAGGCCAAGGTCGACTCGCTCGTCGAGGAGTGCCTGGCCGAGATCGAGCGGATCCAGGAGATGGGCGGCGCGATGGCCGCCGTCGAGTCCGGCTACCTCAAGTCGCAGCTCGTCTCCTCGCACGCCGAGCGGCGCGCCCGGATCGAGGCCGGCGACGAGAAGATCATCGGCGTCAACATCTTCCAGGCGACCGAGGAGAACCCCCTCACCGCCGACCTGGACACCGCGATCATGACGGTGGACCCGGCGAACGAGGCGCGGGTGGTCGCGGCCCTCCACGAGTGGCGCGACAACCGCGACGAGACCCGCGCCCAGGAATCCCTGGCGACGCTGAAGGCGACGGCTGCCGGTGACGGCAACCTCTTCGCCGCCACCCTGGAGTGCGCGCGTGCGGGCGTCACGACCGGGGAGTGGTCCTGGGCGCTGCGGGACGTCTTCGGCGAGTTCCGCGCCCCGACGGGCGTGTCGTCGGCCCCGGTCGCGGTGACGGCCGAGGCGGGCACGCCGCTGGCCCTCGTACGGGACAAGGTGGCGCGGACCGCCGAGGAGATGGGCGTCGGGCGGCTGCGGCTGCTCGTCGGCAAGCCGGGCCTGGACGGGCACTCCAACGGGGCCGAGCAGATCGCCGTACGCGCGCGTGACGCCGGTTTCGAGGTGGTCTACCAGGGCATCCGGCTGACGCCCGAGCAGATCGTGAACGCGGCCCTCGCGGAGGACGTGCACTGCGTGGGGCTGTCGATCCTCTCCGGCTCGCACGCCGAGCTGGTCCCGGACGTGCTCGACCGCCTCCGCGAGGCGGGCGCGGCCGACGTGCCGGTCATCGTCGGCGGGATCATCCCGAACGCCGACGCCGCAGAACTGAAGCGTGCGGGTGTGGCCGCCGTCTTCACACCGAAGGACTTCGGTATCACGGAGATCATCGGACGTATCGTCGACGAGATCCGGACAGCGAACAAGCTCCACCCCCTTGAAAGTACGGAGGTCCCCGCATGA
- a CDS encoding GNAT family N-acetyltransferase: MTARIEENPSHPRLPDLLAAYHLVNQAEKGTAVETVAQLPAVYRAEVEDPAGAFAADTVLLATPPGEDLPAGCVVLKAPQGSRAPEIKRLWVAPEARRKGIAQALMAEAMRRAAVSGAPAVRLTVWNWREEPLALYRALGFGTVASWDERPDLLCLEKPLPERPTRPVSADRVERLTPDEVRAHAPAGLAALLLDAVDSGASVGFLAPLAVPEAAAWWTRVAEEAAEGVRDVWAAHGPDGSLTGVVTLVRGGTANGRHRGEISRLLVHRSARGGGLGHRLLATAEAHAAATGLTLLVLDTQTDSPAERLYRSAGWTAAGTIPDFAADPAGVLRATTLYHKRVG, from the coding sequence ATGACTGCACGCATCGAGGAGAACCCCTCCCACCCACGCCTCCCTGACCTGCTGGCCGCATACCACCTGGTCAACCAGGCCGAGAAGGGGACGGCGGTGGAGACGGTCGCCCAGCTCCCCGCCGTATACCGCGCCGAGGTCGAGGACCCGGCCGGCGCGTTCGCCGCCGACACGGTCCTGCTCGCCACCCCGCCCGGCGAGGACCTCCCGGCCGGCTGCGTCGTCCTCAAGGCCCCGCAGGGGAGCCGGGCGCCCGAGATCAAGCGGCTCTGGGTGGCGCCCGAGGCCCGCCGCAAGGGGATCGCGCAGGCCCTCATGGCCGAGGCCATGCGCCGCGCGGCGGTCTCCGGCGCCCCCGCCGTACGCCTCACCGTCTGGAACTGGCGGGAGGAGCCGCTGGCCCTCTACCGCGCTCTGGGCTTCGGGACGGTCGCCTCCTGGGACGAGCGGCCGGACCTCCTGTGCCTGGAGAAGCCGCTTCCGGAGAGGCCCACGCGGCCGGTCTCCGCCGACCGCGTCGAGCGGCTCACCCCCGACGAGGTCCGCGCCCACGCCCCCGCCGGTCTCGCCGCGCTCCTCCTCGACGCCGTGGACTCCGGTGCCTCCGTCGGCTTCCTCGCGCCCCTCGCCGTCCCCGAGGCGGCCGCCTGGTGGACGCGTGTCGCCGAGGAGGCGGCCGAGGGCGTACGGGACGTCTGGGCGGCCCACGGCCCCGACGGGAGCCTCACCGGAGTCGTCACCCTGGTCCGCGGGGGCACCGCCAACGGCAGGCACCGCGGTGAGATCTCCCGCCTCCTGGTGCACCGCTCGGCCCGGGGCGGCGGCCTCGGCCACCGGCTGCTCGCCACGGCCGAGGCGCACGCCGCCGCCACCGGCCTCACCCTGCTGGTCCTGGACACCCAGACGGACAGCCCGGCCGAGCGTCTCTATCGCAGCGCGGGCTGGACGGCCGCGGGCACGATCCCGGACTTCGCCGCCGACCCGGCGGGTGTCCTGCGCGCCACCACGCTCTACCACAAGCGCGTCGGATAG
- a CDS encoding MaoC family dehydratase: MQFGRTYEEFEIGAVYKHWPGKTVTEYDDHLFCLLTMNHHPLHMDVNYAENTTDFGKNVVVGNYIYSLLLGMSVPDVSGKAIANLEIESLRHVAPTFHGDTIYGETTVLDKTPSKSKNDRGIVYVETKGYKQDGTLVCVFRRKVMVPTETYIKERGGEQPGRPELIEPAKKTEK; encoded by the coding sequence ATGCAGTTCGGCCGCACCTACGAAGAGTTCGAGATCGGTGCCGTCTACAAGCACTGGCCCGGAAAGACGGTCACCGAGTACGACGACCACCTCTTCTGCCTGCTGACGATGAACCACCATCCGCTGCACATGGATGTGAACTACGCCGAGAACACGACGGATTTCGGCAAGAACGTCGTCGTCGGCAACTACATCTACTCGCTGCTGCTCGGCATGTCCGTGCCGGACGTCTCCGGCAAGGCCATCGCCAACCTGGAGATCGAGTCGCTGCGGCACGTGGCGCCGACCTTCCACGGCGACACGATCTACGGTGAGACCACGGTCCTCGACAAGACCCCGTCGAAGTCGAAGAACGACCGCGGCATCGTCTACGTCGAGACCAAGGGCTACAAGCAGGACGGCACCCTCGTGTGTGTCTTCCGCCGCAAGGTGATGGTCCCCACCGAGACGTACATCAAGGAGCGCGGCGGCGAGCAGCCCGGCCGCCCCGAGCTGATCGAGCCCGCCAAGAAGACGGAGAAGTAG